In Sporichthya polymorpha DSM 43042, a genomic segment contains:
- the thrC gene encoding threonine synthase, which produces MTSAPPAPRLLGSATGLSCRECGSAYEIGPLYACGECFGPLEVAYDFPTITRATIEAGPTNIWRYKDLLPVPSHVAETKTLDPGWTKLIRADNLAAELGMKRLWVKDDSGNPTHSFKDRVVAVALAAARELGFTVLACPSTGNLANAVAAAAARAGIKSVVMIPADLEQQKILTTAVYAGTLLAVEGNYDDVNRLASELAGEEEDWAFVNVNVRPYYAEGSKTLGYEVAEQLGWRIPPQTVIPIASGSQLTKVDKAYTEFAKLGLVEETPYKIFGAQATGCSPVSVAFKDGRDFVAPVRPDTIAKSLAIGNPADGPYVLDVCRRTGGTVEDVSDDEVVEGMKLLARTEGIFGETAGGVTIATLRKLLATGQLDPDVETVVFNTGDGLKTLDAIAAHVGPTATIKPTMASYRSAGI; this is translated from the coding sequence ATGACGTCTGCACCCCCGGCCCCCCGTCTCCTGGGCAGTGCCACCGGCCTGAGCTGTCGCGAATGCGGCTCCGCCTACGAGATCGGCCCCCTCTACGCCTGCGGCGAGTGTTTCGGCCCGCTCGAGGTCGCGTACGACTTCCCGACGATCACGCGCGCCACCATCGAGGCCGGCCCCACCAACATCTGGCGCTACAAGGACCTGCTCCCGGTCCCGTCCCACGTCGCCGAGACCAAGACGCTCGACCCGGGCTGGACGAAGCTGATCCGCGCCGACAACCTCGCCGCCGAGCTCGGCATGAAGCGGCTGTGGGTGAAGGACGACTCCGGCAACCCGACGCACTCGTTCAAGGACCGCGTCGTCGCCGTCGCGCTGGCCGCGGCCCGCGAGCTCGGCTTCACCGTCCTCGCCTGCCCGTCGACCGGCAACCTGGCCAACGCCGTTGCCGCGGCCGCCGCCCGCGCCGGCATCAAGTCGGTCGTGATGATCCCGGCCGACCTCGAGCAGCAGAAGATCCTCACGACCGCCGTCTACGCGGGCACGCTGCTCGCCGTCGAGGGCAACTACGACGACGTCAACCGCCTCGCCTCCGAACTCGCCGGCGAGGAGGAGGACTGGGCGTTCGTGAACGTCAACGTCCGCCCGTACTACGCCGAGGGTTCGAAGACGCTCGGGTACGAGGTCGCCGAGCAGCTCGGCTGGCGCATCCCGCCGCAGACGGTCATCCCGATCGCGTCCGGCTCGCAGCTGACGAAGGTCGACAAGGCCTACACCGAGTTCGCGAAGCTCGGCTTGGTCGAGGAGACGCCGTACAAGATCTTCGGCGCCCAGGCGACCGGGTGCTCCCCGGTCTCGGTGGCGTTCAAGGACGGCCGCGACTTCGTCGCCCCGGTCCGGCCCGACACCATCGCCAAGTCGCTCGCGATCGGCAATCCGGCCGACGGTCCGTACGTGCTCGACGTCTGCCGGCGCACCGGTGGCACGGTCGAGGACGTCTCCGACGACGAGGTCGTCGAGGGCATGAAGCTCCTCGCCCGGACCGAGGGCATCTTCGGCGAGACTGCGGGCGGTGTCACGATCGCGACGCTGCGCAAGCTCCTCGCGACCGGCCAGCTCGATCCGGACGTCGAGACCGTCGTGTTCAACACCGGTGACGGGCTCAAGACGCTCGACGCGATCGCCGCCCACGTCGGGCCGACCGCCACCATCAAGCCGACGATGGCGTCGTACCGCTCCGCCGGGATCTGA
- a CDS encoding glucosyl-3-phosphoglycerate synthase gives MQAQVREWFERRTSGLADWSPTQVLAAKNAADVTVSVVLPALNEEATVGAIVEAIGRELVERTPLVDELLVIDSGSTDRTAERAFAAGARVVPRDDVLPRIPSVPGKGEVLWRSLLVSTGDLVVFVDADLERFRPEIVVGLLGPLLADPDVALVKGLYDRPLTNGGSVLPAGGGRVTELVARPLLNLHWPELAGVVQPLAGEYAARRELLEQLPFPCGYGVEIALLVDTLALRGLDAIAQVDLGSRHHRHQDDAALGRMAAQIWQAASARFGRSVPGRAHPAPPATLTQFTRIDGEIEVATHDVTGRERPPVMTLPEYRAHRAVLDARTRTA, from the coding sequence GTGCAGGCCCAGGTCAGGGAGTGGTTCGAGCGCCGCACCAGCGGGCTCGCGGACTGGTCACCGACGCAGGTGCTGGCCGCGAAAAATGCGGCGGACGTCACGGTGAGCGTCGTCCTCCCCGCGCTCAACGAGGAGGCGACGGTCGGCGCGATCGTCGAGGCGATCGGCCGCGAACTCGTCGAGCGGACCCCGCTGGTCGACGAGCTGCTGGTGATCGACTCCGGCAGCACCGACCGCACCGCGGAGCGGGCCTTCGCCGCCGGGGCGCGCGTCGTCCCCCGCGACGACGTCCTGCCGCGGATCCCGTCCGTCCCGGGCAAGGGCGAGGTGCTCTGGCGGTCACTGCTCGTGAGCACCGGCGACCTCGTCGTGTTCGTCGACGCGGACCTCGAGCGGTTCCGGCCCGAGATCGTCGTCGGGCTGCTCGGACCGCTGCTCGCGGACCCGGACGTCGCGCTCGTCAAGGGCCTCTACGACCGGCCGCTGACCAACGGCGGCTCGGTGCTGCCCGCCGGTGGGGGACGCGTCACCGAACTCGTCGCGCGGCCGCTGCTGAACCTGCACTGGCCGGAGCTCGCGGGCGTCGTCCAGCCGCTCGCGGGCGAGTACGCCGCCCGCCGCGAGCTGCTCGAACAGCTGCCGTTCCCGTGCGGCTACGGCGTCGAGATCGCGCTGCTCGTCGACACCCTCGCGCTGCGCGGGCTCGACGCGATCGCGCAGGTCGACCTCGGCAGCCGGCACCACCGGCACCAGGACGACGCCGCGCTCGGGCGCATGGCCGCGCAGATCTGGCAGGCGGCGTCCGCGCGGTTCGGGCGATCGGTCCCCGGCCGGGCGCACCCCGCGCCGCCGGCGACGCTGACGCAGTTCACGCGCATCGACGGCGAGATCGAGGTCGCGACCCACGACGTGACCGGGCGCGAACGGCCGCCGGTGATGACGTTGCCCGAGTACCGCGCGCACCGCGCCGTCCTGGACGCGAGGACCCGTACGGCGTGA
- a CDS encoding pyridoxamine 5'-phosphate oxidase family protein — MSTDDSSLPGSDGEHAAQERWDAVDRARTFYDRQMLDHLNEAMREFIARQEMVFLATADARGECDSSFRAGEPGFVVALDERTLVYPELRGNGVYASLGNITENAHVGLMFVDFFDDLIGLHVNGAATILEHEDLLADERVTVPLLEMLTRQGGRRPERWVAVHVHEAYIHCSKHIPRLAKLDRQLDWGTDDTKRKGGDYFKVGETKREASPNVEA; from the coding sequence ATGTCCACGGACGACTCAAGTCTGCCCGGCTCCGACGGCGAGCACGCAGCCCAGGAGCGCTGGGACGCGGTCGATCGGGCCCGCACGTTCTACGACCGTCAGATGCTCGACCACCTCAACGAGGCCATGCGCGAGTTCATCGCGCGCCAGGAGATGGTCTTTCTCGCCACCGCCGACGCCCGCGGTGAGTGCGACTCCTCGTTCCGGGCCGGTGAGCCCGGCTTCGTCGTCGCGCTCGACGAGCGGACGCTCGTCTACCCCGAACTGCGCGGCAACGGCGTCTACGCCAGCCTCGGCAACATCACCGAGAACGCCCACGTCGGGCTGATGTTCGTCGACTTCTTCGACGATCTGATCGGGCTTCACGTCAACGGTGCCGCCACGATCCTCGAGCATGAGGACCTCCTCGCCGACGAGCGCGTGACGGTCCCGCTGCTGGAGATGCTGACCCGTCAGGGCGGCCGCCGGCCGGAGCGCTGGGTCGCGGTGCACGTCCACGAGGCGTACATCCACTGCTCGAAGCACATCCCACGCCTGGCGAAGCTGGACCGTCAGCTCGACTGGGGCACCGACGACACCAAGCGCAAGGGCGGGGACTACTTCAAAGTCGGCGAGACCAAGCGCGAGGCGTCCCCGAACGTCGAAGCCTGA
- a CDS encoding HAD family hydrolase, with protein MSIRIVYSDLDGTMVGARGCFLRRADLEPTLEPAAALHDLLRADVTLVLVSGRTRLQLSEAARIFGADGFVGELGAVIGWRYGIEHEVLRGAMPPEFDGNLYDVVMEIGLVEEIAAAFPGQLELYDPWHLGHEADVMLRGRADVAEVEKWLAERDLPWLRLHDNGRLPAAAGLTPDGHQLHVYHLMADGITKGTGIAADLARRGLTPDQAIAIGDSRSDLEMAPFVRRFFLTANGAHVVEHGVPDNLTVCQGENGLGWVEAVRWALDS; from the coding sequence GTGAGCATTCGGATCGTCTACAGCGACCTGGACGGCACGATGGTCGGGGCGCGGGGTTGCTTCCTGCGACGCGCGGACCTGGAGCCGACCCTCGAACCCGCGGCGGCGCTGCACGACCTGCTGCGCGCGGACGTCACGCTCGTGCTGGTGTCGGGGCGGACGCGCCTGCAGCTCTCCGAGGCCGCGCGCATCTTCGGCGCGGACGGGTTCGTCGGCGAGCTCGGCGCCGTCATCGGCTGGCGCTACGGCATCGAGCACGAGGTCCTCCGCGGCGCCATGCCGCCCGAGTTCGACGGCAATCTCTACGACGTCGTCATGGAGATCGGGCTGGTCGAGGAGATCGCGGCGGCCTTCCCCGGCCAGCTCGAGCTCTACGACCCCTGGCACCTCGGCCACGAGGCGGACGTGATGCTCCGTGGCCGCGCCGACGTCGCCGAGGTCGAGAAGTGGCTCGCCGAGCGGGACCTGCCGTGGCTGCGGCTGCACGACAACGGCCGGCTCCCCGCCGCCGCCGGCCTGACCCCCGACGGCCACCAGCTGCACGTCTACCACCTGATGGCCGACGGCATCACCAAGGGAACCGGCATCGCCGCCGACCTCGCCCGTCGCGGTCTGACGCCGGATCAGGCGATCGCGATCGGCGACTCCCGCAGCGACCTCGAGATGGCCCCGTTCGTCCGGCGGTTCTTCCTCACCGCGAACGGCGCCCATGTCGTCGAGCACGGCGTCCCCGACAACCTGACGGTCTGTCAGGGCGAGAACGGCCTCGGCTGGGTCGAGGCCGTCCGCTGGGCCCTCGACTCCTGA
- a CDS encoding cold-shock protein: MPQGTVKWFNAEKGYGFIAVDGGADVFVHYSAIQADGYRSLDEGQRVEFEIAQGAKGPQADAVRAIA, translated from the coding sequence ATGCCTCAAGGCACCGTCAAATGGTTCAACGCGGAGAAGGGTTACGGCTTCATCGCGGTCGACGGTGGCGCGGACGTGTTCGTGCACTACTCGGCAATTCAGGCTGATGGTTACCGCTCCCTCGACGAGGGCCAGCGGGTCGAGTTCGAGATCGCCCAGGGCGCCAAGGGCCCCCAGGCGGACGCGGTTCGCGCCATCGCCTAG
- a CDS encoding molybdopterin-dependent oxidoreductase: MPAVPHTCPLCEASCGLLVSVDDDGSVLEIRGDPDDVLSQGFLCPKGVAVKSLHTDPDRLRTPMVRWGGMLREATWTEAFDEIAHRLPALQERHGRDCIAVFSGVSADHALGPLLYTESLIQALGTRNVFSAASLNSRPRHVVSGMLYGNPFTTPVPDIDRSDFVIMIGANPVVSNGSMLTAPDLRSKLRALRRRGGRIVVVDPRRTESADGADEHLRVRPGTDGLLLLAMLNVLLTEGLVNLGDLADFVDGVDGIASLAEGITPERVERRTEVDAGSIRRVVREFARADAGVVYGRIGASTTSFATVTTWLIDVLNVLTGNLDRPGGAMFPQPGHGGLPNSPRKGVPPEPFTLDGPRSRVSRRPVLLGEVPAAALAEEIDTPGFGQVRGLITIGGNPARSIPNSKRLYAALNSLDLMISVDTYLNETSALADVVLPVPSILERSHYELIHYNYAYRNVAKYSPPVLDLPIGMYPEWETIARLALIAANGSYEGVEEFDDRLAAALAVREGIPLDQVGEGLRGPERLLDILLQAGEYGLTMEHLQLSPNGLELGDLEPRLPEALLTEDRRIHLAPQEFLTDAQRVRALLDAPAGEGMLLVGRRHLRSKNSWLHNLSAMVTGPRRCTLQVNEEDAYRLGLRNGGRALVTSAAGRLVASVEITDEVLPGVVSLPHGWGHDEPQARMTVAAERPGVNVNLLTDDADIDPLTGNAVFNGVRVTVVAHAGDAPDEEQPMPNRRQGFERRRTPRGPGGIGPESFGPA, translated from the coding sequence GTGCCCGCCGTCCCCCACACCTGCCCGCTCTGCGAGGCCAGTTGTGGGTTGCTGGTCAGCGTGGACGACGACGGGTCCGTCCTGGAGATCCGGGGAGACCCGGACGACGTCCTGTCCCAGGGCTTTCTGTGCCCCAAGGGCGTCGCGGTCAAGAGCCTCCACACCGACCCCGACCGCCTGCGCACGCCGATGGTCCGCTGGGGCGGGATGCTCCGCGAGGCGACCTGGACGGAGGCCTTCGACGAGATCGCGCACCGACTCCCGGCGCTGCAGGAGCGGCACGGGCGGGACTGCATCGCGGTCTTCTCCGGCGTCTCCGCCGACCACGCGCTCGGGCCGCTGCTCTACACCGAGTCGCTGATTCAGGCCCTCGGCACGCGGAACGTCTTCTCGGCGGCGTCGCTGAACTCGCGGCCGCGGCACGTGGTCTCCGGGATGCTCTACGGCAACCCGTTCACGACGCCGGTGCCGGACATCGACCGCAGCGACTTCGTGATCATGATCGGCGCGAACCCGGTCGTCTCGAACGGCAGCATGCTGACCGCGCCGGACCTGCGCTCGAAGCTGCGCGCGCTGCGGCGCCGCGGCGGGCGCATCGTCGTTGTGGACCCGCGGCGCACCGAGTCCGCCGACGGCGCCGACGAGCACCTGCGCGTCCGGCCCGGCACCGACGGGCTGCTGCTGCTCGCGATGCTGAACGTCCTGCTCACCGAGGGGCTGGTGAACCTCGGCGACCTCGCGGACTTCGTCGACGGCGTCGACGGGATCGCGTCCCTGGCCGAGGGCATCACGCCCGAACGCGTCGAGCGGCGCACCGAGGTCGACGCGGGGAGCATCCGCCGGGTCGTGCGGGAGTTCGCGCGGGCGGACGCCGGCGTCGTCTACGGGCGGATCGGGGCGTCGACGACGTCGTTCGCGACGGTGACGACGTGGCTGATCGACGTCCTCAACGTGCTGACCGGCAACCTCGACCGCCCCGGCGGCGCGATGTTCCCCCAGCCCGGCCACGGCGGGCTGCCGAACTCGCCGCGCAAGGGCGTGCCGCCGGAGCCGTTCACCCTCGACGGGCCGCGCAGCCGGGTGAGCCGGCGGCCGGTCCTGCTCGGCGAGGTGCCGGCGGCGGCGCTCGCCGAGGAGATCGACACCCCGGGTTTCGGTCAGGTCCGCGGCCTGATCACGATCGGCGGCAACCCGGCGCGGTCGATCCCGAACTCCAAGCGGCTGTACGCGGCGCTGAACTCGCTCGACCTGATGATCAGCGTCGACACGTACCTGAACGAGACCTCCGCCCTCGCGGACGTCGTGCTGCCGGTGCCGTCGATTCTCGAGCGGTCGCACTACGAGCTGATCCACTACAACTACGCGTACCGCAACGTCGCGAAGTACTCGCCGCCGGTGCTGGACCTGCCGATCGGCATGTACCCGGAGTGGGAGACGATCGCCCGCCTCGCGCTGATCGCGGCGAACGGGTCGTACGAGGGTGTCGAGGAGTTCGACGACCGACTCGCTGCCGCGCTCGCGGTGCGCGAGGGGATTCCGCTCGACCAGGTCGGCGAGGGTCTGCGCGGCCCGGAGCGGTTGCTCGACATCCTGCTGCAGGCGGGGGAGTACGGGCTGACGATGGAGCACCTGCAGCTGAGTCCGAACGGGCTCGAGCTCGGGGATCTCGAGCCACGGCTGCCGGAGGCGTTGCTGACCGAGGACCGCCGCATCCATCTCGCGCCCCAAGAGTTTCTGACGGATGCTCAGCGAGTGCGGGCGCTGCTCGACGCCCCTGCCGGTGAAGGGATGCTGCTTGTCGGCCGGCGGCACCTGCGGTCGAAGAACTCGTGGCTGCACAACCTCTCGGCGATGGTCACCGGGCCGCGGCGGTGCACGTTGCAGGTCAACGAGGAGGACGCTTACCGTCTGGGCCTGCGCAACGGCGGCCGCGCGCTCGTGACCTCCGCCGCGGGCCGCCTCGTCGCCAGCGTCGAGATCACCGACGAGGTCCTTCCCGGCGTCGTCTCCCTGCCGCACGGCTGGGGCCACGACGAGCCTCAGGCCCGCATGACCGTCGCGGCCGAGCGGCCGGGCGTCAACGTCAATCTCCTGACCGACGACGCCGACATCGACCCGCTCACCGGCAATGCGGTCTTCAACGGCGTCCGCGTCACCGTCGTCGCCCATGCCGGCGACGCCCCCGACGAGGAACAGCCCATGCCCAACCGCCGCCAGGGCTTCGAGCGGCGCCGCACCCCCCGCGGCCCCGGGGGCATCGGCCCCGAGTCCTTCGGCCCCGCCTGA
- a CDS encoding SRPBCC family protein: protein MKDLIAELNTVARRVEREGDHAGPGQEGDVYVVELTRTYDADPADVWEAITNPERIVRWFAKVSGDLRRGGRYAIEGNASGAITECDPPARLALDWEFGDTTSWVTVDLAPVAGDRCELRLRHRHVRDEHWVTYGPGATGVGWDLSLLGLAWHLEGGERGEDTAAAFLAHPEGRDFIRGAATSWGEAHQAAGAPAEVATRSAQATADAFAPPA, encoded by the coding sequence GTGAAGGACCTGATCGCCGAGCTGAACACCGTCGCGCGCCGCGTCGAGCGGGAGGGCGACCACGCCGGGCCCGGGCAGGAGGGAGACGTTTACGTCGTCGAACTCACGCGCACCTACGACGCCGATCCCGCGGACGTCTGGGAGGCGATCACCAACCCCGAGCGGATCGTCCGGTGGTTCGCCAAGGTGAGCGGGGACCTGCGTCGCGGTGGGCGCTACGCGATCGAGGGCAATGCCTCGGGCGCGATCACCGAGTGCGACCCGCCCGCGCGCCTCGCACTCGACTGGGAGTTCGGCGACACGACCAGCTGGGTCACCGTCGACCTCGCGCCGGTCGCCGGCGACCGCTGCGAGCTCCGGCTGCGCCACCGGCACGTCCGGGACGAGCACTGGGTGACCTACGGTCCCGGCGCGACCGGCGTCGGTTGGGACCTCTCGCTGCTCGGCCTCGCCTGGCACCTCGAAGGCGGGGAGCGCGGCGAGGACACCGCCGCCGCCTTTCTGGCCCACCCCGAGGGCCGCGACTTCATCCGCGGCGCCGCGACGTCCTGGGGCGAGGCCCATCAGGCCGCCGGCGCCCCTGCCGAGGTCGCCACCCGCTCCGCCCAGGCCACCGCCGACGCCTTCGCCCCGCCCGCCTGA
- a CDS encoding BTAD domain-containing putative transcriptional regulator, which produces MFFRVLGPLDLLMDGQVVGVGGPKPRALITALLLRRGTVVPTDALADAVWGDEVPPGAASALRAHVSRIRGVLDDASRLDFRAGGYVLCVEEGEYDVAEAERVIAAARTAEPADALELYDRALALWRGDALAEFADRDFAEAEAARLAELRRTAEEERVDALLALGRGSEAVADLEATVRRFPNRERPAVQLMQALYAAGRQSDALAAFHALRERLDEEMGVEPSEPARSLYLRILEQDPALTPARPAPGNLPRRATSFIGRGAEVEAVREALAKAPLVTITGPGGVGKSRLALQAAARDRDAAPDGVWLCELAPLSDGSPIGHAVAAALGIRQRAGLSIEERVVEYLSTRRLLLILDNCEHVLDSAAALAARLLAHCPDVSVLATSRERLGVDGEQVWPVPALSAADAAELFAHRARAQRPDFPADDPDVAAAVTGICGRLDGLPLAIELAAARTGAMSAVEIAERLDAGGLLSGGPRAAEPRHRSLDAAIGWSYDLLAPPERDLFRRLSVFAGGFDLEAAHGVCGQPGGSDLHTLDALTALVDRSMVVTNGATRRTRYRVLETLRAFGRDRIREDGAAADLARRHAEYYADLANRAARGAHGPAEREWIERVLPDSDNFRVAFGYAERTGDADLALRIVAATPEVLHVRVGFESGEWAERALSFADPAHPLYVVAVGAAARAAWNKGALGRARAPAGLAEDRVPAPGTARVAYAVDVRADVALVEGDAEFARRHYEAECARARETGEPVRLVWTLYYLAVCSAVLRNPEAGRVAAEESVEVAERCGNPTARSMGQYALGLVQKKSEPQLALARFDEAARLAAEVHNFWWEGIALMEAAATRGVHGDPAAAARAFLAVLDHWDRVGDWTQQWLNLRYVARLLARIGADEAAGTVHRALVAAGRPSPLTGRPDGDGPVPTGPQAVAFARSVLARAAG; this is translated from the coding sequence ATGTTCTTCCGCGTGCTCGGCCCGCTCGACCTGCTGATGGATGGTCAGGTCGTCGGCGTCGGGGGCCCGAAGCCGCGCGCGTTGATCACGGCGCTGCTGCTGCGCCGCGGGACGGTCGTCCCCACGGACGCCCTGGCCGACGCCGTCTGGGGCGACGAAGTCCCGCCCGGGGCCGCGAGCGCGCTGCGGGCGCACGTCTCGCGCATCCGCGGCGTGCTCGACGACGCGAGCCGGCTGGACTTCCGCGCCGGCGGCTACGTGCTGTGCGTCGAGGAGGGCGAGTACGACGTGGCCGAGGCCGAACGGGTGATCGCGGCGGCCCGGACGGCCGAACCCGCCGACGCGCTGGAGCTCTACGACCGCGCGCTCGCCCTGTGGCGGGGCGACGCCCTCGCCGAGTTCGCCGACCGCGACTTCGCCGAGGCCGAGGCGGCGCGGCTCGCCGAACTGCGCCGGACGGCCGAGGAGGAGCGGGTCGACGCCCTGCTCGCGCTCGGCCGCGGGTCCGAGGCCGTCGCCGATCTGGAGGCGACCGTCCGGCGCTTCCCGAACCGGGAACGACCCGCGGTGCAGCTGATGCAGGCGCTCTACGCGGCCGGCCGGCAGTCCGACGCCCTCGCCGCCTTCCACGCGCTGCGCGAACGGCTCGACGAGGAGATGGGCGTCGAGCCCTCCGAACCCGCGCGGTCGCTGTACCTGCGGATCCTGGAGCAGGACCCCGCACTGACCCCGGCCCGCCCGGCCCCGGGAAACCTCCCTCGCCGGGCGACCTCGTTCATCGGCCGCGGTGCCGAGGTCGAGGCCGTCCGGGAGGCGCTGGCCAAGGCGCCGTTGGTGACCATCACCGGGCCCGGGGGCGTCGGCAAGTCGCGCCTGGCGTTGCAGGCGGCCGCCCGGGACCGCGACGCCGCGCCCGACGGGGTCTGGCTGTGCGAACTCGCGCCGCTCTCCGACGGCAGCCCGATCGGGCACGCCGTAGCCGCCGCGCTCGGGATCCGGCAGCGCGCCGGGCTCAGCATCGAGGAGCGGGTCGTCGAGTATCTGAGCACCCGTCGGTTACTGCTGATCCTCGACAACTGCGAGCACGTCCTGGACTCCGCCGCCGCCCTCGCGGCCCGGCTCCTGGCCCACTGCCCCGACGTCTCCGTCCTCGCGACGAGCCGCGAACGCCTCGGCGTCGACGGCGAGCAGGTCTGGCCCGTCCCCGCCCTGTCGGCGGCGGACGCCGCCGAGCTGTTCGCCCACCGGGCCCGGGCGCAGCGACCGGACTTCCCCGCCGACGACCCGGACGTCGCCGCCGCGGTGACGGGGATCTGCGGGCGCCTCGACGGGCTTCCGCTCGCGATCGAGCTCGCGGCCGCCCGGACCGGCGCGATGAGCGCGGTGGAGATCGCCGAGCGACTCGACGCCGGCGGTCTGCTCTCGGGCGGCCCACGGGCCGCCGAACCGCGCCACCGCAGCCTCGACGCGGCGATCGGCTGGTCCTACGACCTGCTCGCCCCGCCCGAGCGTGACCTGTTCCGGCGGCTCTCGGTGTTCGCGGGCGGCTTCGACCTCGAGGCCGCGCACGGCGTCTGCGGCCAGCCCGGCGGCTCGGACCTTCACACGCTCGACGCCCTGACCGCGCTCGTGGACCGGTCGATGGTCGTCACCAACGGCGCCACGCGGCGGACGCGCTACCGCGTCCTGGAGACCCTGCGCGCGTTCGGGCGCGACCGAATCCGAGAGGACGGCGCCGCCGCCGACCTCGCCCGCCGGCACGCCGAGTACTACGCCGACCTCGCGAACCGTGCCGCGCGCGGCGCGCACGGTCCGGCCGAGCGGGAGTGGATCGAGCGCGTCCTGCCCGACTCGGACAACTTCCGCGTCGCGTTCGGGTACGCCGAGCGGACCGGGGACGCCGACCTCGCGCTGCGCATCGTCGCCGCGACGCCGGAGGTCCTCCACGTCCGCGTCGGCTTCGAGTCCGGCGAGTGGGCCGAGCGCGCACTGAGCTTCGCCGACCCCGCCCACCCGCTCTACGTCGTCGCCGTCGGCGCCGCCGCCCGCGCGGCCTGGAACAAGGGCGCGCTCGGGCGGGCGCGGGCCCCGGCCGGACTGGCCGAGGACCGCGTCCCCGCGCCGGGCACCGCCCGCGTCGCGTACGCCGTCGACGTGCGGGCCGACGTCGCGCTCGTCGAGGGCGACGCCGAGTTCGCCCGCCGGCACTACGAGGCCGAGTGCGCCCGGGCTCGGGAGACGGGTGAGCCCGTCCGCCTGGTGTGGACGCTGTACTACCTGGCGGTGTGTTCCGCCGTGCTCCGGAACCCGGAGGCCGGGCGCGTGGCGGCCGAGGAGAGCGTCGAGGTCGCCGAGCGGTGCGGGAACCCGACCGCCCGATCGATGGGCCAGTACGCCCTCGGGCTCGTGCAGAAGAAGTCGGAGCCGCAACTCGCCCTGGCCCGGTTCGACGAGGCCGCGCGTCTCGCCGCGGAGGTGCACAACTTCTGGTGGGAGGGCATCGCCCTGATGGAGGCCGCCGCCACCCGCGGGGTGCACGGCGACCCGGCCGCGGCGGCCCGGGCCTTCCTCGCCGTGCTCGACCACTGGGACCGCGTCGGCGACTGGACCCAGCAGTGGCTCAACCTGCGCTACGTCGCGCGCTTACTGGCCCGGATCGGGGCGGACGAGGCGGCCGGCACCGTCCACCGGGCGCTGGTCGCCGCCGGGAGGCCGTCACCGCTGACCGGCCGACCGGACGGGGACGGGCCCGTTCCCACCGGACCCCAGGCCGTCGCGTTCGCCCGGTCGGTGCTGGCGCGCGCCGCCGGGTGA
- a CDS encoding ArsR/SmtB family transcription factor produces MEAFDVLGDPVRRRILELLAGGERTAGEVVAVIAAEFGLTQPAVSRQLRILRESGFAVVRPEGTRRLYALQDAGLRDVEAWLGRLRAKWEQRLDALGTELARGRRQRRTTPEETS; encoded by the coding sequence ATGGAAGCGTTCGACGTGCTCGGGGACCCGGTGCGGCGACGGATCCTGGAGCTGCTCGCCGGCGGGGAGCGGACGGCCGGGGAGGTCGTCGCGGTGATCGCCGCGGAGTTCGGGTTGACGCAGCCCGCGGTGTCGCGGCAGCTGCGGATCCTGCGTGAGAGCGGGTTCGCGGTCGTCCGGCCCGAGGGGACGCGGCGGTTGTACGCGCTGCAGGACGCCGGGCTCCGGGACGTCGAGGCCTGGCTCGGACGCCTGCGCGCCAAGTGGGAACAGCGCCTGGACGCCCTCGGCACCGAGCTGGCTCGCGGCCGTCGCCAACGTCGCACGACCCCGGAGGAGACATCGTGA